Proteins co-encoded in one Chitinophagales bacterium genomic window:
- a CDS encoding AAA family ATPase, with product MEDWSKYIFDPKNPKDFKAYKLLKNIFKDNNTLLITDMYYFNELFKKEIWTQDMIDELWDDIPSDFSDLAGNKKYSIYIKNYSRNKYIEKIKNKADEVRKSRYTRLFNHFAWNLETKAHNINHTYTFASHQYLMTEQIDNFSSKFQRAITQKSRIVEAQRNCIFTISSGFIFHLIPNLSTDRVSVFFCNEKNTTQLNEIKSLKNLHPIILKKDEDIHQLLDFIIRDLNNETQTKPIHQPKTYLNEINIKNYFSIENISIQDLGNKKEIYLMGENGDGKTILLQAIVLALRGNQNVGTVTDVVKQNTHKKMSLLAETSDGKKYIYSENPKNQKNSFSPVFGYGIDRFRNDSDKIDKVGYLSLFDKETYLENPEKWLQHLDYKETKGDTSEISLSQAKEILIDILERDVTIDVTPDKVTFTEKGSALNFSQLSDGYQSVIIWVCDLIARLSALQPNVSSTHDYSGVVILDEIGAYLHPKWAYEIVKKLREWFPNLQFIFTTHNPIVILGASEDAAFYKVYKEDGKTKVSEPVEDISDLMLNSLVTSPLFNLPTARPKGFDESNDLSSDDYVYRRIHQLIQEKLQTMPNLVDEDVMKMIEAELEKM from the coding sequence ATGGAAGATTGGAGTAAATACATATTCGACCCAAAAAATCCAAAAGACTTCAAGGCATATAAATTGTTGAAGAATATATTTAAAGATAATAACACTTTATTAATCACTGATATGTATTACTTCAATGAATTGTTTAAAAAGGAGATTTGGACACAGGATATGATTGATGAATTATGGGATGATATTCCAAGTGATTTTTCAGATTTAGCAGGCAATAAAAAATACAGTATTTATATTAAAAATTATTCAAGAAATAAGTATATAGAAAAGATAAAAAATAAGGCAGACGAAGTAAGAAAATCTCGATACACACGATTATTTAATCATTTTGCGTGGAACTTAGAGACCAAGGCTCATAATATAAACCATACATATACATTTGCATCACATCAATATTTAATGACAGAGCAAATTGATAATTTTTCTTCAAAGTTTCAAAGAGCAATTACACAAAAATCTCGTATAGTAGAAGCACAAAGAAATTGCATATTTACAATATCAAGCGGTTTTATATTTCATTTAATTCCAAATTTATCTACCGATAGAGTTTCTGTTTTTTTCTGTAATGAAAAAAATACAACTCAATTAAACGAAATAAAATCGCTAAAAAACCTCCACCCCATCATCCTAAAAAAAGACGAAGACATCCACCAACTCTTAGATTTCATCATTCGTGACCTCAACAATGAAACCCAAACAAAACCTATCCATCAACCCAAAACCTACCTTAACGAAATCAACATCAAAAACTATTTCTCTATAGAAAACATCTCCATTCAAGACTTGGGAAACAAAAAGGAGATTTACTTAATGGGAGAAAACGGGGATGGCAAAACGATTTTGCTGCAAGCGATTGTTTTGGCATTGAGAGGCAATCAGAATGTGGGTACAGTTACGGATGTCGTCAAGCAGAATACACACAAAAAAATGTCATTGCTTGCCGAGACAAGTGATGGCAAAAAATACATTTACAGCGAAAACCCTAAAAATCAAAAAAATAGCTTCAGCCCTGTTTTTGGCTATGGCATTGACCGCTTCCGCAACGATTCCGACAAAATAGACAAAGTGGGTTATCTGTCTTTGTTTGACAAGGAAACTTACTTGGAAAATCCTGAAAAATGGCTGCAACATTTAGACTACAAAGAAACAAAAGGAGATACTTCGGAAATTAGTTTGTCACAAGCCAAAGAGATTTTGATAGATATTTTGGAGCGAGATGTCACCATTGATGTGACACCCGACAAGGTGACTTTCACTGAAAAAGGCAGCGCCCTAAATTTTAGTCAACTTTCGGATGGCTATCAATCGGTGATTATTTGGGTGTGTGATTTGATTGCTCGTTTATCGGCTTTGCAGCCCAATGTTTCGAGTACGCACGATTATTCTGGTGTGGTGATTTTGGATGAAATTGGTGCTTATTTGCATCCAAAATGGGCGTATGAAATCGTCAAAAAATTGAGAGAATGGTTTCCCAACCTTCAATTTATTTTTACGACCCATAATCCCATTGTTATTTTAGGAGCTTCGGAAGATGCTGCGTTTTACAAAGTATATAAAGAAGATGGTAAAACAAAAGTATCTGAGCCCGTTGAAGATATTTCGGACTTGATGCTCAATAGTTTGGTCACATCACCCTTATTCAACCTACCAACTGCAAGACCAAAAGGTTTTGATGAAAGCAATGATTTGAGTAGCGATGATTATGTTTACCGCCGAATCCACCAATTAATACAGGAGAAGCTACAAACCATGCCCAATTTGGTAGATGAGGATGTCATGAAAATGATTGAAGCTGAATTGGAAAAAATGTAA
- a CDS encoding glycosyltransferase family 2 protein: protein MITALQIVFWISIFLVVYTYVGYGFILYLMVKLKRLLGKSDVIPEKPTEFPEVTFVVAAYNEQDWIVDKINNTLDLEYPKSKIKYFFVTDGSNDRTPEIIQQYPQIKLFHRPERAGKIAAVERIMEYVTTPIVIYTDANTMVNKEAIHNIVRHYEDPKVGAVAGEKRISMGSEDAANAAGEGIYWKYESSLKRWDSELYSVVGAAGELFSLRTEMYEAVPKDTIIEDFYMTLRIAQKGYKVRYEPNAYAVEGPSASVKEELKRKIRIAAGGIQAIVRLASLLNIFKYGMLTFQYVSHRVLRWTLAPLVLPLILASNIALAVNLGGMYSAILFLQILFYAFAAMGYVFEQKKIKIKAFFVPYYFCIMNYAVYRGFMRNWAGSQSVMWEKAKRA, encoded by the coding sequence ATGATAACTGCACTGCAAATCGTTTTTTGGATAAGCATTTTTCTCGTTGTTTACACCTACGTTGGCTATGGTTTTATTTTGTATTTGATGGTCAAATTAAAACGATTATTGGGTAAGAGTGATGTTATTCCCGAGAAACCTACCGAATTTCCAGAAGTCACCTTTGTAGTTGCTGCCTACAATGAGCAGGATTGGATTGTGGATAAAATCAACAATACCTTGGATTTGGAGTATCCAAAGAGCAAAATCAAATATTTTTTTGTGACCGATGGCTCGAATGACCGCACCCCTGAAATCATTCAACAATATCCTCAAATCAAGCTGTTTCACCGCCCCGAAAGAGCAGGCAAAATTGCAGCAGTTGAGCGTATTATGGAATATGTGACGACTCCGATTGTGATTTATACGGATGCCAATACAATGGTGAACAAAGAAGCGATTCACAACATCGTGCGACACTATGAAGACCCGAAAGTGGGTGCTGTGGCAGGTGAAAAACGCATTTCGATGGGTTCGGAAGATGCTGCAAATGCAGCGGGTGAAGGAATTTATTGGAAATATGAATCAAGTTTGAAGCGTTGGGACTCTGAGTTGTATTCGGTTGTTGGCGCAGCAGGTGAGTTGTTTTCTTTGCGGACGGAAATGTATGAAGCAGTGCCGAAAGATACGATTATTGAAGATTTTTATATGACCCTACGCATTGCTCAAAAGGGCTATAAGGTTCGCTATGAACCGAATGCCTACGCTGTTGAAGGCCCTTCGGCTTCGGTCAAGGAGGAATTGAAGCGAAAAATTCGCATTGCAGCAGGCGGTATTCAAGCGATTGTACGGCTTGCGTCTTTGCTGAACATCTTCAAATATGGTATGCTGACTTTTCAATACGTTTCGCATCGGGTATTGCGTTGGACTTTAGCACCTTTGGTTTTGCCTTTGATTTTGGCTTCGAATATTGCTTTGGCAGTGAATTTGGGCGGAATGTATTCGGCAATTCTTTTCCTTCAAATTTTGTTCTATGCTTTTGCTGCAATGGGTTATGTGTTTGAACAAAAGAAAATCAAGATCAAGGCATTTTTTGTGCCTTACTATTTCTGCATCATGAACTATGCGGTATATCGTGGTTTTATGCGAAACTGGGCAGGTTCGCAATCAGTTATGTGGGAGAAGGCGAAAAGGGCGTAG
- the hemH gene encoding ferrochelatase, translating into MNQKIGVLLVNLGTPDSPKTSDVRKYLNEFLTDGRVIDIPWIPRQLLVRGIISPFRAGNSAKSYKEIWDEKGSPLKYISEELTEKVQESLDNMAHRASEGGNEYYVELAMRYQSPDIESALMRLRKKNVHRYIVLPLFPQYASSSTGSAHQKVMEIVSKWQVIPSINFINSYYDHPAFIKAFTEIGKTYEPENYDHILFSFHGLPQRHMRKANDYGHCLSNAYCCQTISEKNQFCYSAQCHATAQLLAKELNISEDNYTISYQSRLGRDPWMQPYTDKTLEALAKKGIKNVLVFCPAFVADCLETIFEIGVEYQEEFEEYGGEKVQLVESLNTHPLWVEAVKEMILEN; encoded by the coding sequence ATGAACCAGAAAATTGGAGTCTTGTTGGTTAATTTGGGTACTCCTGATAGCCCAAAAACTAGCGATGTGCGTAAATATTTGAATGAATTCCTGACCGATGGTAGGGTAATCGACATACCGTGGATACCTAGACAATTATTGGTTAGAGGTATCATCAGCCCATTTAGAGCAGGAAATTCCGCTAAATCTTATAAGGAAATTTGGGATGAAAAAGGTTCGCCTCTGAAATATATCAGCGAAGAACTAACCGAAAAAGTACAAGAATCACTCGACAATATGGCTCATCGAGCGTCTGAAGGCGGCAATGAATACTATGTCGAATTGGCGATGCGCTACCAATCTCCCGATATCGAATCAGCATTGATGCGTCTGCGAAAGAAAAATGTACACCGATATATTGTTTTGCCTCTTTTTCCTCAATATGCCTCTTCCTCAACGGGTTCAGCTCATCAAAAGGTAATGGAGATTGTCAGCAAATGGCAGGTGATTCCAAGTATCAATTTTATCAACAGTTACTATGACCATCCCGCTTTCATCAAGGCTTTCACCGAAATCGGCAAAACCTACGAACCCGAAAATTACGACCACATTTTGTTCAGTTTCCACGGTCTGCCGCAGCGTCACATGAGGAAGGCAAATGATTATGGTCACTGCCTCAGCAATGCCTACTGCTGTCAAACCATCTCCGAAAAAAACCAGTTTTGCTACTCGGCTCAATGTCATGCAACGGCTCAATTACTGGCTAAAGAGTTGAATATTTCAGAGGATAATTATACAATCAGTTATCAATCTCGATTGGGTCGAGATCCCTGGATGCAGCCCTATACCGACAAAACATTGGAGGCATTGGCAAAAAAAGGCATCAAAAATGTGTTGGTTTTTTGTCCTGCTTTTGTAGCAGATTGTTTGGAGACTATTTTTGAGATTGGTGTGGAATATCAAGAGGAATTTGAAGAATATGGTGGTGAGAAAGTGCAACTGGTCGAGAGTTTGAATACACATCCGCTTTGGGTGGAGGCAGTGAAGGAGATGATTTTGGAGAATTGA
- a CDS encoding DUF4783 domain-containing protein → MKNQKKYISAALFALSICFYAFTQHPGINNIAAKMRAGDAAGVAAYFDGNIEMSILGKDAYNKATATTAIKTFFGANQPSGFTIKHEGTAPNGSQYVIGNLTTSSGDYRAYIVVNGDTIQELTIENW, encoded by the coding sequence ATGAAAAATCAAAAAAAATATATTTCAGCCGCTTTGTTTGCTTTGTCTATTTGCTTCTACGCATTTACACAGCATCCAGGCATCAATAACATTGCAGCAAAAATGCGGGCGGGAGATGCTGCGGGAGTAGCTGCTTATTTCGATGGCAATATTGAAATGAGTATTTTAGGCAAGGATGCCTACAACAAAGCTACTGCTACTACTGCCATCAAAACCTTTTTTGGTGCCAATCAACCAAGTGGTTTTACCATCAAACACGAAGGTACAGCACCCAATGGTTCACAATATGTCATCGGTAATTTGACTACATCAAGTGGAGATTACCGAGCTTACATCGTTGTCAATGGCGATACAATTCAAGAATTGACGATAGAGAATTGGTAA
- a CDS encoding WG repeat-containing protein yields MKHLTALFFLVFIVACSSNEEKGQKVEKEQKIYKDLVINENEDYLIAVSREGSLELGSDFAFVNTKGDTIIPYKKYSHNWTDTLKTFAIVFDEKSTDSEVVAIDRHENVLFDVYMFDNAPDEASEGLFRVKRNDKVGYANTRGEIKIPCQYKCAFPFENGKAKVAYHCTLHQDGEYTMPESEEWVFIDREGNKVE; encoded by the coding sequence ATGAAACACCTAACAGCTTTATTTTTCTTGGTATTCATAGTTGCTTGTTCTTCAAATGAAGAGAAAGGTCAAAAAGTGGAGAAAGAACAAAAAATATACAAAGATTTGGTAATCAACGAAAATGAGGATTACCTCATTGCAGTGAGCCGTGAAGGTTCCTTAGAGTTGGGTTCAGATTTTGCATTTGTCAATACCAAAGGTGACACCATCATTCCCTACAAAAAATACAGCCATAATTGGACAGACACACTCAAAACGTTTGCCATAGTGTTTGATGAAAAAAGCACTGACTCAGAGGTAGTTGCCATTGATAGACACGAAAATGTGCTTTTTGATGTGTATATGTTTGACAATGCTCCCGATGAAGCAAGCGAAGGGCTGTTCAGGGTGAAAAGAAATGACAAGGTAGGGTATGCCAATACGAGAGGGGAAATAAAAATCCCTTGCCAATATAAATGTGCTTTTCCTTTTGAAAACGGAAAGGCAAAGGTTGCGTATCACTGTACACTTCATCAGGATGGTGAATATACTATGCCAGAAAGTGAGGAGTGGGTTTTTATTGATAGAGAAGGAAATAAGGTGGAGTAG
- a CDS encoding HNH endonuclease, which yields MIPIEKDFEAIPKIIYYKPRLDAFEKNKTAGKYCSSDNLYKPNKVKIALDAIYHRKCAYCEKSLKDTDRHVEHYRPKAPYFWLAFSWDNLLIACKKCNELKSNQFTDFLEGNQLQYNNETLQTAQSQIEAYNLTEKPLILNPEQETETSLKGHFTFDLTNKKNQAKLIPKSKQMEVTIEVCQLNRKELVELRAYELTRLRNHLRQDLNSWKGEHQKAQRAQAIGSTIIKFKQEISPEISFVAWRKFIVQNWRFIVDNLI from the coding sequence ATGATTCCGATAGAGAAAGATTTTGAGGCGATTCCCAAAATTATCTACTACAAACCTCGCCTTGATGCCTTTGAAAAAAACAAAACCGCAGGTAAATATTGTTCCTCTGACAATTTGTATAAGCCGAATAAAGTCAAAATTGCTTTGGATGCGATTTACCACCGAAAATGTGCGTATTGTGAAAAAAGCCTAAAGGATACCGACCGACATGTAGAGCATTACCGTCCAAAAGCACCTTATTTTTGGTTGGCGTTTAGTTGGGATAATTTGCTGATTGCCTGCAAAAAATGCAACGAACTAAAATCCAATCAATTCACCGATTTTCTCGAAGGCAATCAACTGCAATACAACAATGAAACCCTACAAACGGCTCAATCTCAAATTGAAGCCTACAACCTTACTGAAAAGCCCTTAATCCTCAATCCAGAACAAGAAACAGAAACGAGCTTAAAAGGACATTTTACCTTTGATTTGACAAATAAAAAGAACCAAGCAAAGTTGATTCCCAAGTCAAAACAAATGGAAGTGACGATTGAAGTGTGTCAATTGAATCGAAAAGAATTAGTGGAGCTTCGTGCGTATGAACTCACTCGGCTGAGAAATCACCTCAGACAAGACTTAAATTCTTGGAAAGGAGAACATCAAAAAGCCCAAAGGGCGCAAGCAATTGGCAGTACGATTATTAAATTCAAACAAGAAATATCACCCGAAATTTCTTTTGTAGCTTGGAGAAAGTTTATCGTTCAGAATTGGAGGTTTATTGTCGACAATCTAATCTGA
- a CDS encoding PDZ domain-containing protein, with protein MQLTLPTFALLFLLQTVLFAEPKIEYHLSFPEPHTHYVDVDMRIMDLEEDSVDVKMAVWTPGSYLVREYSRHIDAVQAIGLEGKPLKVKKINKNTWRVYNGIAKNISIQYNVYAFELTVRTSFIDADFAALNGASIFLYPADMQQLPSTVHLYPHKNWQKVSTPLKPVKAEDPLILKAPNYDILVDSPIALGNQEVIDFQAAGVPHRVMIEGKGNYETAKMVDAMQKIGAEAVKLFGEHPCEDYLYMMYNWDGGRNGLEHLSSTMITYPRWDYEPESRFLSWAGITAHEYVHLWLVKRLRPIELGPFDYENENYTHLLWVMEGVTSYYDDMLLRRSDLMDVDDYLQVVTHNIDNTENVAGNEVQCVAHASFDAWIKYYNRNENSNNTTVSYYTKGAVLGTLLDLEIIHHTKGEKGLDDVLQYMYQRYFKELQRGFTDEEFEAAVEMVIGKEMDAFFEDYVFDTEAIDYNKYFNYAGLQLVNVDEFDESIDLGARLKSDEGKLTIVSVNRGTPAYLYGLNARDEIVAIDGFRTDSELALQKVISHRKAGDRVTFTVNRGGVLKDIEVELDSNHKVHNFLEQLPDATKEQQAVYMRWLDMKEF; from the coding sequence ATGCAACTAACTTTACCTACTTTCGCCCTTCTTTTCTTACTGCAAACGGTTTTGTTTGCCGAACCCAAAATCGAATACCATTTATCTTTTCCAGAACCACATACGCATTATGTAGATGTAGATATGCGCATAATGGACTTGGAGGAGGATTCGGTGGATGTGAAAATGGCGGTGTGGACTCCTGGATCTTATTTGGTGCGGGAATATTCGAGACATATTGACGCAGTACAGGCGATTGGATTGGAAGGGAAACCATTGAAGGTAAAGAAAATCAATAAAAATACTTGGCGTGTTTACAATGGTATAGCTAAAAACATTTCGATTCAATACAATGTATATGCGTTTGAATTGACTGTCCGAACAAGTTTTATTGATGCTGATTTTGCTGCTTTGAATGGGGCGAGTATTTTTCTCTATCCAGCTGATATGCAGCAACTTCCTTCAACGGTTCATTTGTACCCACACAAAAATTGGCAAAAGGTTTCGACTCCATTGAAGCCTGTGAAAGCAGAGGATCCGCTTATTTTGAAAGCCCCGAATTATGACATTTTGGTGGATTCACCTATTGCTCTTGGTAATCAAGAAGTAATTGATTTTCAGGCGGCTGGCGTGCCACATCGTGTGATGATTGAAGGAAAGGGCAATTATGAAACAGCAAAAATGGTGGATGCGATGCAAAAGATTGGGGCAGAGGCAGTAAAATTGTTTGGCGAACATCCATGTGAAGATTATTTGTATATGATGTACAATTGGGATGGCGGACGCAATGGCTTGGAGCATTTGAGTTCAACGATGATTACCTATCCTCGTTGGGATTATGAGCCTGAAAGTCGATTTTTGAGTTGGGCAGGTATTACTGCACACGAGTACGTTCATCTTTGGTTGGTCAAACGATTGCGTCCAATAGAACTGGGGCCGTTTGACTATGAGAATGAAAATTATACGCATTTACTTTGGGTGATGGAAGGTGTGACGAGTTATTACGATGATATGTTGTTGCGACGATCGGATTTGATGGATGTGGATGATTATTTGCAGGTGGTAACGCACAATATTGACAACACCGAAAATGTGGCTGGCAATGAGGTACAGTGTGTTGCACATGCAAGTTTTGATGCTTGGATTAAATACTACAATCGAAACGAAAACTCGAATAATACAACGGTTTCTTATTATACAAAAGGTGCGGTTTTGGGAACTTTGCTGGATTTGGAAATCATTCACCATACTAAAGGAGAGAAAGGTTTGGATGATGTATTGCAATATATGTACCAACGCTACTTCAAAGAATTGCAGCGTGGTTTTACGGATGAGGAGTTTGAAGCAGCAGTGGAAATGGTCATCGGCAAGGAAATGGATGCTTTTTTCGAGGATTATGTATTTGATACCGAAGCGATTGATTACAATAAATACTTCAATTATGCGGGACTACAACTCGTCAATGTGGACGAGTTTGATGAGAGTATTGACCTGGGCGCAAGGTTAAAATCGGATGAGGGCAAACTTACAATTGTATCCGTCAATCGTGGCACACCTGCTTATCTGTATGGCTTGAATGCGAGGGATGAGATTGTGGCAATTGATGGTTTCCGAACGGATTCTGAGTTGGCTCTGCAAAAGGTGATTTCGCATCGAAAGGCAGGTGATCGAGTGACGTTTACGGTGAATCGAGGGGGTGTTTTGAAAGATATTGAAGTAGAATTGGACAGCAATCACAAGGTTCACAACTTTTTGGAACAATTACCTGATGCGACTAAAGAACAGCAAGCAGTGTATATGAGATGGTTGGATATGAAGGAGTTTTGA
- a CDS encoding flippase, with product MPKSYLRKGISASFLIQIAALVIGFGSSWLLAKLIGAEGYGVYTYVFSWVTLLSGIAWLGFDDLLIRDVAVYRSKKKLGLLKGLLQTALISTAIAAIVLTLFAYGSLEALSYLQTSTNSLFDISFLSDSSKKQALLIAFVAILPMTLMLVLQFALVGAKEIVWGQIAEKLFKPIAFLLSVLAIYFYCDKQITAIEIITANVAIIIAACLLAYFFFRQKLLLPYQNEKARYQQKIWWSAAIAFALVNTLNLVYIKADLVMLGTIAGAESVGIYSIASKFSELLRFFLAIVYLVVSPMIADLYAAGKLQELQKLATQSARGVLLLSLPMVAVFWFFGEWILGLFGLEFVAGYHALLILCVGQLFNLACGIGANLLMMTGYERATFGGLLLSTVVNISFNVLLIPSMGMNGAAIATVMGVVVWNVILMVLVWRKLGIDASVLGLKK from the coding sequence TTGCCAAAATCCTACCTCCGCAAAGGTATCAGTGCCTCCTTTTTGATTCAAATTGCCGCTTTGGTGATTGGATTTGGGAGTAGTTGGTTGTTGGCAAAACTCATTGGAGCAGAAGGTTATGGAGTATATACCTATGTTTTTTCGTGGGTGACGCTTTTGAGTGGAATTGCTTGGCTGGGATTTGATGACTTATTGATTCGAGATGTAGCAGTTTATAGAAGCAAAAAAAAGCTCGGTTTACTGAAAGGCTTACTCCAAACGGCTTTGATTTCCACTGCAATAGCTGCCATTGTCCTCACCCTATTTGCCTACGGTAGTCTTGAAGCACTCTCCTACCTTCAAACTTCTACAAACTCCCTATTTGATATTTCGTTTCTCTCCGATTCCTCCAAAAAACAAGCTTTGTTAATTGCCTTTGTGGCAATACTTCCCATGACCTTGATGCTTGTACTTCAATTTGCTTTAGTTGGCGCAAAGGAAATTGTATGGGGACAAATTGCAGAAAAACTGTTCAAACCAATTGCTTTTCTATTATCAGTTTTGGCAATTTATTTTTATTGCGACAAACAAATCACTGCTATTGAAATAATTACTGCAAATGTGGCGATTATTATTGCAGCATGTTTGTTGGCGTATTTTTTCTTTCGTCAAAAACTACTTTTGCCTTACCAAAACGAAAAAGCAAGGTATCAACAAAAAATTTGGTGGTCAGCAGCAATAGCTTTTGCTTTGGTGAATACGCTAAATTTGGTGTATATCAAAGCGGATTTGGTAATGTTGGGAACAATTGCAGGGGCAGAATCGGTGGGAATTTACAGCATTGCCTCCAAATTTTCGGAATTGCTTCGGTTTTTTCTGGCAATTGTATATTTGGTTGTGAGTCCGATGATTGCAGATTTGTATGCGGCGGGTAAATTGCAGGAATTGCAGAAGCTGGCAACACAAAGCGCAAGGGGTGTTTTGTTGTTGTCTTTGCCTATGGTGGCAGTTTTTTGGTTTTTTGGAGAATGGATTTTGGGGCTTTTTGGACTTGAATTTGTGGCAGGCTACCATGCTTTGTTGATTTTGTGTGTGGGGCAATTGTTCAATTTGGCGTGTGGAATTGGAGCGAACCTATTGATGATGACTGGATACGAACGGGCAACTTTTGGAGGTTTACTGCTGAGTACGGTGGTGAATATTTCCTTCAATGTGCTGTTGATTCCTTCAATGGGTATGAATGGAGCTGCAATTGCAACTGTTATGGGTGTGGTGGTATGGAATGTGATTTTGATGGTTTTGGTGTGGCGAAAATTGGGCATTGATGCTTCAGTGTTGGGATTGAAAAAATAG
- the gpmI gene encoding 2,3-bisphosphoglycerate-independent phosphoglycerate mutase yields MYFNEKVALLILDGWGHGLNPAVSAIAQANTPFVDSLYDHYPNAELTTHGELVGLPAGQMGNSEVGHLNIGAGRIVYQELLRINNAIKDKTLDNNQILKEAMAYAKANNKPIHLIGLVSDGGVHSHIDHIKGLCDILHHNELKEVYIHAFTDGRDTDPNSGLNYLKELQYHLQHSTGKIASIIGRYYAMDRDKRWERIKLAYDLLIEGKGAKTSDFEATIQASYDDGVTDEFLQPIVVLNEKGVPTAIIEEGDVVICFNYRTDRCRQITTVLTQQNMPEAGMKTISLHYVTMTRYDSSFEGVKVIFEKDNLKNTLGEVLAKNGKRQIRMAETEKYPHVTFFFSGGREEVFEGEERIVVPSPKVATYDLQPEMSAAGLTTAILAKLESEVPDFICLNFANTDMVGHTGVFEAGVKAAETVDNCVSQIVPVGLKHGYSFIIIADHGNADMMVNEDGSPNTAHTTNLVPIFLVGKDVKGVKLKNGKLGDVAPTILSIMGLEIPTEMTGEVLLK; encoded by the coding sequence ATGTACTTCAACGAAAAAGTTGCATTGCTTATTTTGGATGGCTGGGGACACGGTCTAAATCCTGCGGTAAGCGCTATTGCTCAAGCCAATACTCCTTTTGTAGATAGTTTGTACGACCACTATCCCAATGCCGAGCTTACTACGCATGGTGAATTGGTAGGTTTACCTGCCGGTCAGATGGGTAATTCGGAAGTCGGTCATCTAAACATTGGGGCTGGACGGATTGTCTATCAAGAATTGCTAAGAATCAACAATGCTATCAAAGATAAGACACTGGACAACAATCAAATATTGAAGGAAGCAATGGCTTATGCCAAAGCAAACAACAAACCAATTCACCTGATAGGATTGGTTTCAGATGGTGGTGTTCACTCCCATATTGACCACATCAAGGGTCTGTGTGATATTTTGCACCACAATGAATTGAAGGAAGTATATATTCACGCTTTCACCGATGGACGTGATACCGACCCCAATAGTGGCTTGAATTATTTGAAAGAACTGCAATACCATCTGCAACATTCAACTGGTAAAATCGCTTCAATCATTGGGCGCTACTATGCAATGGATAGGGACAAACGTTGGGAACGCATCAAGTTGGCGTATGACCTATTGATTGAAGGAAAAGGAGCTAAAACGTCTGATTTTGAAGCTACTATTCAGGCTTCCTATGATGATGGTGTGACGGATGAATTTTTGCAACCCATCGTTGTTTTGAATGAAAAGGGTGTGCCTACTGCAATAATTGAAGAAGGAGATGTAGTGATTTGCTTCAATTATAGAACCGACCGTTGCCGCCAAATTACTACGGTTTTGACGCAACAGAATATGCCCGAGGCAGGTATGAAAACCATTTCTTTGCATTATGTGACCATGACACGATACGACAGTAGCTTTGAAGGAGTCAAGGTAATTTTTGAGAAAGACAACCTGAAAAATACGCTTGGTGAAGTGTTGGCGAAAAATGGGAAACGCCAAATTCGTATGGCAGAAACGGAGAAATATCCTCATGTCACCTTTTTCTTTTCGGGAGGACGAGAGGAAGTTTTTGAAGGTGAAGAGCGCATTGTCGTGCCTTCTCCCAAAGTAGCTACTTACGATTTGCAGCCTGAAATGAGTGCGGCGGGTTTGACCACTGCAATTCTCGCCAAATTGGAATCTGAAGTGCCTGATTTTATTTGCTTGAATTTTGCGAATACCGATATGGTAGGGCATACAGGCGTTTTTGAAGCGGGTGTGAAAGCTGCCGAAACAGTGGACAATTGTGTGAGTCAAATTGTGCCAGTAGGTTTAAAGCATGGATATTCCTTCATTATCATTGCAGACCACGGCAATGCGGATATGATGGTAAATGAGGATGGTTCACCCAATACGGCTCATACGACCAATCTTGTACCCATCTTTTTGGTGGGAAAAGATGTAAAAGGGGTGAAATTAAAGAATGGAAAATTGGGAGATGTTGCACCTACGATATTGTCTATCATGGGTTTGGAGATTCCTACAGAAATGACAGGGGAGGTGTTATTGAAATAA